A single genomic interval of Primulina huaijiensis isolate GDHJ02 chromosome 7, ASM1229523v2, whole genome shotgun sequence harbors:
- the LOC140981196 gene encoding uncharacterized protein — translation MAFSSPGFLLSSIFPSHSSSLKFSNKLYPNSLLKLQQNTLLLSSSSSSQFSPASEQALLEAVVESDAKSLPAVRTYENDLARLTVVGSVDLQQALTAAAADGGEAADEHISSGTAAMVVETIFPGPFDEHSTISTRLFLPARKVKEKAIKLKKSMTKDIFASTTSKNILAMTFRQVVLQQLWNFELEIFSPGRDRDMNNLENPKEVPAILNFSSSDKQIISVIAEVICLAALENTERIFLRGSTNRASNKLFHWFNKPKEMSSRDSSVILYNLLDHHVLANAKTLEEKFNLERSSYKLKESKLKKTCWRSLTFSKLEKIGGPEFCSWISECVPSYILKIDASKFSNVKIDSWKKPEATEWEVFLTHSQLISLADTLDMYYEDVFTLPSKRLPCSAVATPSNLALNKGSSMLNMFSVALASGIFLVAISVVAKINLPHLPGNKRDFLKESPPLSIDVDSVPYHSMESFKVESCCVEIIRRLKNYFGWPGDVSWMNHGHYSWIGKLPSYLSVMDNVESNIIGTPSISKSEEAGSGDMKALQDIASYQVVLSPNGNIIGFQPTNRVAVNNWAANPLAKELYGGKNLSPGLFEPGLQISYPNDVLVLKLLMSTNPESCFALVRADDSC, via the exons ATGGCATTTTCATCCCCTGGTTTCCTTCTTTCCTCCATCTTCCCTTCTCATTCTTCCTCGTTGAAATTCTCAAATAAGCTGTACCCCAATTCGCTCCTCAAGCTCCAGCAAAATACCCTTCTCCTTTCATCGTCTTCCAGTTCACAATTTTCGCCTGCTTCCGAGCAAGCACTTCTTGAAGCCGTAGTAGAATCCGACGCGAAATCGCTCCCAGCTGTAAGGACGTACGAGAACGACTTGGCTCGCCTGACGGTGGTTGGCTCTGTGGATTTACAGCAAGCCCTCACCGCCGCTGCCGCCGATGGAGGCGAAGCTGCCGATGAGCATATTTCGTCTGGAACCGCCGCCATGGTTGTGGAGACCATATTCCCGGGGCCATTTGACGAGCACAGTACCATCTCCACACGACTG tttttACCCGCTAGGAAAGTTAAAGAGAAAGCTATAAAGCTGAAGAAATCTATGACGAAAGATATCTTTGCTAGCACAACTTCTAAGAACATACTTGCCATGACCTTTAGACAAGTAGTTCTGCAGCAGCTTTGGAATTTTGAATTGGAAATTTTTAGCCCTGGAAGGGACAGAGACATGAACAACCTTGAAAATCCGAAAGAG GTACCTGCAATTTTAAACTTCAGCTCCTCGGACAAACAGATCATTTCTGTAATTGCAGAAGTTATTTGCCTTGCTGCCCTTGAAAACACTGAAAGAATTTTTCTTCGTGGCTCGACAAACAGAGCATCAAATAAGCTTTTCCATTGGTTTAACAAACCCAAAGAGATGTCATCTAGAGATTCCTCTGTCATTCTGTATAATCTCCTGGACCATCATGTACTTGCAAATGCGAAGACtctagaagaaaaatttaatctaGAAAGGTCAAGTTACAAGCTTAAGGAGTCAAAATTGAAGAAAACTTGCTGGAGGTCCCTCACATTCTCAAAACTGGAAAAGATTGGTGGTCCCGAGTTTTGTTCTTGGATAAGTGAATGCGTACCTTCctacattttaaaaattgatgcTAGTAAATTCAGCAATGTAAAGATTGATAGCTGGAAAAAACCAGAGGCAACCGAGTGGGAAGTCTTTCTTACTCATTCCCAACTG ATTAGTTTGGCTGATACGCTTGATATGTACTACGAGGATGTGTTCACTCTGCCAAGCAAGAGATTACCATGTTCTGCAGTTGCAACCCCTTCCAACTTGGCATTAAATAAG GGAAGTTCTATGTTGAATATGTTTTCCGTTGCACTTGCTAGCGGGATTTTTCTTGTCGCCATTAGTGTTGTGGCGAAGATCAATTTACCTCATCTGCCTGGCAATAAGAGAGATTTTCTGAAGGAATCCCCACCCCTGTCAATTGATGTGGATTCTGTGCCATACCATTCCATGGAATCTTTTAAG GTAGAATCTTGTTGTGTTGAAATAATTAGAAGACTCAAGAATTATTTTGGTTGGCCTGGAGATGTCAGTTGGATGAACCATGGTCACTACTCATGGATCGGAAAACTCCCTTCATACTTGAGTGTAATGGATAATGTAGAATCCAATATTATTGGCACACCATCCATTTCTAAATCAGAAGAAGCAGGTAGTGGAGATATGAAAGCATTGCAAGATATTGCTAGCTATCAG GTGGTGTTGTCGCCCAATGGAAATATAATAGGATTCCAACCTACAAATCGAGTTGCTGTCAATAATTGGGCAGCAAACCCATTAGCCAAAGAGCTATATGGTGGAAAGAATCTTTCTCCGG GACTTTTTGAACCTGGGCTTCAGATCAGTTATCCAAATGATGTTCTGGTACTGAAGTTGCTGATGTCAACAAATCCTGAATCGTGTTTTGCACTGGTCAGAGCCGATGATAGTTGCTGA
- the LOC140981549 gene encoding protein DMP6-like — protein sequence MEINLENESSHDRNEQELPLLVDKEPPEIERNLIQQAISQTFESTAHLANLLPTGTVLAFQLLSPIFTNQGQCDPVSRILTAGLVSLCGLSCFLLCFTDSIKDQKGNVCYGLATFHGFWIIDGSMNLQTQVAAKYRLEFIDFVHAWMSMLVFGAIALFDQNVVGCFYPNPSDEMQEIVTALPVGIGIICSMLFVVFPTRRHGIGFPLAPS from the coding sequence ATGGAGATTAACCTCGAAAACGAATCATCCCACGATCGTAACGAGCAAGAACTACCTTTACTCGTCGACAAAGAACCACCCGAAATCGAAAGAAACCTCATTCAACAAGCCATTAGCCAAACGTTTGAAAGCACGGCTCACTTGGCCAACCTTCTACCAACAGGAACTGTCCTAGCTTTCCAACTTCTTTCTCCAATATTCACGAACCAAGGCCAATGTGATCCAGTTAGCCGTATCTTGACAGCGGGATTAGTTTCCCTCTGCGGGCTGTCTTGTTTCTTGTTGTGTTTTACGGATAGCATCAAGGATCAGAAGGGGAACGTGTGCTACGGTTTGGCCACGTTTCACGGCTTTTGGATCATCGATGGATCGATGAATTTACAAACCCAGGTTGCGGCAAAGTATAGGCTCGAGTTTATCGATTTTGTGCATGCGTGGATGTCGATGCTGGTATTCGGGGCCATCGCTTTGTTTGATCAGAATGTGGTAGGGTGCTTTTACCCGAATCCTTCGGATGAAATGCAAGAGATAGTTACCGCGCTGCCTGTGGGGATTGGGATCATCTGCAGCATGTTATTCGTCGTTTTCCCGACGAGGCGACATGGAATCGGTTTCCCTCTCGCGCCAAGTTGA
- the LOC140981128 gene encoding uncharacterized protein isoform X3 produces MAVSEFLLLPVILFLSVYLAQSNALIGCQTSSCCSDRVAYELGEAKLRISRLVVTAESILEERIRDVNAKNKYFNERQRKIEELEVEIDRLRAALSSFTVDSSSANQNLDALDEEAQLLWAASRKNNFEIHELEYKVSDAERRLREIVYQVEEMAEVVSEQWIQIQRLEQAVHMAEIRTSKLKRESGWMRCPMVKSSKILLGKWFNKLEGILNPYAPAAGSMLAFFNSQALQLFSATKSCHHQN; encoded by the exons ATGGCGGTATCGGAGTTTCTTCTTCTACCCGTAATCCTGTTTCTCTCTGTCTATCTCGCCCAATCGAATGCTCTTATTGGTTGTCAAACGTCGTCGTGCTGTTCCGATCGCGTCGCGTATGAGCTGGGAGAGGCCAAGCTCAGAATCTCTCGACTTG TTGTGACCGCAGAATCCATCCTGGAGGAAAGAATCCGAGATGTAAATGCGAAAAACAAGTATTTCAACGAACGCCAGAGGAAAATTGAAGAGTTGGAGGTAGAGATCGATCGGCTCAGAGCGGCACTGTCGAGTTTTACGGTCGATTCATCAAGTGCAAATCAAAATCTCGATGCTCTTGATGAAGAG GCACAACTTCTTTGGGCAGCCTCCCGGAAGAATAACTTTGAGATTCATGAGTTGGAGTACAAGGTATCTGATGCCGAAAGAAGATTACGAGAAATTGTCTATCAAGTTGAAGAG ATGGCCGAAGTTGTATCTGAACAGTGGATTCAAATTCAGCGACTTGAACAGGCTGTTCACATGGCAGAG attaGAACATCCAAGCTTAAAAGGGAATCTGGCTGGATGAGATGTCCGATGGTAAAG TCCTCTAAAATCCTGCTAGGCAAATGGTTTAACAAGTTAGAGGGGATTCTGAATCCTTATGCTCCAGCAGCAGGGTCTATGTTAGCTTTCTTCAATTCTCAAGCTTTGCAACTATTCTCTGCTACAAAGAGTTGTCATCACCAG AATTGA
- the LOC140981128 gene encoding uncharacterized protein isoform X1, with protein sequence MAVSEFLLLPVILFLSVYLAQSNALIGCQTSSCCSDRVAYELGEAKLRISRLVVTAESILEERIRDVNAKNKYFNERQRKIEELEVEIDRLRAALSSFTVDSSSANQNLDALDEEAQLLWAASRKNNFEIHELEYKVSDAERRLREIVYQVEEMAEVVSEQWIQIQRLEQAVHMAEIRTSKLKRESGWMRCPMVKSSKILLGKWFNKLEGILNPYAPAAGSMLAFFNSQALQLFSATKSCHHQLQGHVKQAMKSNEFTAVLAHEELIFIVASVLVAFPIMSACMLLLSHFS encoded by the exons ATGGCGGTATCGGAGTTTCTTCTTCTACCCGTAATCCTGTTTCTCTCTGTCTATCTCGCCCAATCGAATGCTCTTATTGGTTGTCAAACGTCGTCGTGCTGTTCCGATCGCGTCGCGTATGAGCTGGGAGAGGCCAAGCTCAGAATCTCTCGACTTG TTGTGACCGCAGAATCCATCCTGGAGGAAAGAATCCGAGATGTAAATGCGAAAAACAAGTATTTCAACGAACGCCAGAGGAAAATTGAAGAGTTGGAGGTAGAGATCGATCGGCTCAGAGCGGCACTGTCGAGTTTTACGGTCGATTCATCAAGTGCAAATCAAAATCTCGATGCTCTTGATGAAGAG GCACAACTTCTTTGGGCAGCCTCCCGGAAGAATAACTTTGAGATTCATGAGTTGGAGTACAAGGTATCTGATGCCGAAAGAAGATTACGAGAAATTGTCTATCAAGTTGAAGAG ATGGCCGAAGTTGTATCTGAACAGTGGATTCAAATTCAGCGACTTGAACAGGCTGTTCACATGGCAGAG attaGAACATCCAAGCTTAAAAGGGAATCTGGCTGGATGAGATGTCCGATGGTAAAG TCCTCTAAAATCCTGCTAGGCAAATGGTTTAACAAGTTAGAGGGGATTCTGAATCCTTATGCTCCAGCAGCAGGGTCTATGTTAGCTTTCTTCAATTCTCAAGCTTTGCAACTATTCTCTGCTACAAAGAGTTGTCATCACCAG CTGCAAGGTCACGTCAAGCAGGCAATGAAAAGCAACGAATTTACTGCTGTTCTTGCTCATGAGGAGCTGATCTTTATTGTG GCATCGGTCCTTGTTGCTTTTCCAATAATGAGTGCCTGCATGTTACTCCTATCACATTTTAGTTAG
- the LOC140981128 gene encoding uncharacterized protein isoform X2 — translation MAVSEFLLLPVILFLSVYLAQSNALIGCQTSSCCSDRVAYELGEAKLRISRLESILEERIRDVNAKNKYFNERQRKIEELEVEIDRLRAALSSFTVDSSSANQNLDALDEEAQLLWAASRKNNFEIHELEYKVSDAERRLREIVYQVEEMAEVVSEQWIQIQRLEQAVHMAEIRTSKLKRESGWMRCPMVKSSKILLGKWFNKLEGILNPYAPAAGSMLAFFNSQALQLFSATKSCHHQLQGHVKQAMKSNEFTAVLAHEELIFIVASVLVAFPIMSACMLLLSHFS, via the exons ATGGCGGTATCGGAGTTTCTTCTTCTACCCGTAATCCTGTTTCTCTCTGTCTATCTCGCCCAATCGAATGCTCTTATTGGTTGTCAAACGTCGTCGTGCTGTTCCGATCGCGTCGCGTATGAGCTGGGAGAGGCCAAGCTCAGAATCTCTCGACTTG AATCCATCCTGGAGGAAAGAATCCGAGATGTAAATGCGAAAAACAAGTATTTCAACGAACGCCAGAGGAAAATTGAAGAGTTGGAGGTAGAGATCGATCGGCTCAGAGCGGCACTGTCGAGTTTTACGGTCGATTCATCAAGTGCAAATCAAAATCTCGATGCTCTTGATGAAGAG GCACAACTTCTTTGGGCAGCCTCCCGGAAGAATAACTTTGAGATTCATGAGTTGGAGTACAAGGTATCTGATGCCGAAAGAAGATTACGAGAAATTGTCTATCAAGTTGAAGAG ATGGCCGAAGTTGTATCTGAACAGTGGATTCAAATTCAGCGACTTGAACAGGCTGTTCACATGGCAGAG attaGAACATCCAAGCTTAAAAGGGAATCTGGCTGGATGAGATGTCCGATGGTAAAG TCCTCTAAAATCCTGCTAGGCAAATGGTTTAACAAGTTAGAGGGGATTCTGAATCCTTATGCTCCAGCAGCAGGGTCTATGTTAGCTTTCTTCAATTCTCAAGCTTTGCAACTATTCTCTGCTACAAAGAGTTGTCATCACCAG CTGCAAGGTCACGTCAAGCAGGCAATGAAAAGCAACGAATTTACTGCTGTTCTTGCTCATGAGGAGCTGATCTTTATTGTG GCATCGGTCCTTGTTGCTTTTCCAATAATGAGTGCCTGCATGTTACTCCTATCACATTTTAGTTAG